The following proteins come from a genomic window of Pirellulaceae bacterium:
- a CDS encoding superoxide dismutase [Ni], translating into MNKTILTVAVLVVAAANAQQALAHCEVPCGIYADQRRFEQMLEDQMTIQKGMISIAELSSESDALSKNQLTRWVITKEEHATNTQHVIAQYFMTQRIKPGSEGYAKKLAAAHAVMVAAMKCKQTVDVSNAKVLRKAILDFYRAYEGKEPNLEG; encoded by the coding sequence ATGAATAAGACTATTTTAACCGTTGCCGTTCTGGTTGTCGCGGCTGCTAACGCTCAACAGGCTCTGGCACATTGTGAAGTTCCCTGCGGTATTTATGCGGACCAACGTCGCTTCGAGCAAATGTTAGAGGATCAAATGACGATCCAAAAGGGAATGATTAGCATCGCAGAACTTTCGAGTGAATCCGATGCACTCTCGAAGAATCAGCTTACGCGGTGGGTAATCACCAAAGAAGAGCACGCAACGAATACCCAGCATGTCATCGCTCAGTATTTCATGACCCAACGAATTAAGCCGGGTAGCGAGGGTTACGCAAAGAAACTTGCTGCAGCCCATGCTGTTATGGTTGCGGCGATGAAGTGCAAACAAACGGTCGACGTCAGCAATGCCAAAGTGCTGCGCAAAGCGATTCTTGATTTTTACCGCGCTTATGAAGGTAAAGAGCCCAATCTCGAGGGCTAG